ACTGTATAGAAATGATATTTCTAAGTACCTAGAGAGGTTGATGCAGGAGTTTTAAAGTAATTAATCTAGCTAACGACGAACAAGAACAAAAGAACAATTACAACGCACAACAGTACAAGTCACTTAATTTAAGTACTCgctattcttttcttcttcttttttgtttctttttgttgcAACGATTGATGAAAGAGTAAGTCTGAACTCTAAGAGAGGCAATGGAAGAAGGGACATTTTCTTTTGACAAGGAAACAGAGGGACACTATTTAGCGTGCTTTATGGCTACTCATGTTAGCAAACTATGACTTAACAAATTCAAGAAGCGTCGTGAAAGTTATACACTACAACCCAACCAATCaattgtcttttttcttttaatttttttatgtcaGTCGATAGGAGAAATCgttacatcatgtatgaattactccctccattgTTTGTCCAATTATCTTATCTGTATTTTAAAGTACtgaagaaaagtgaaaatgcaAGTTAGCAGTAATGTAAATGGTGACAAGAAAAGTTACTAGTTTTTAGAAGTTATAAATTTCTGTACCAATCAAGGCTTGCAGCGTAGCGAAGAAAAGTGAGTATGCAGGTTAACAGTAGAGTAAATGGTGACACAAAGAAGTTAGTTTTCAAAAGTTAGAAACTTTCGTACAGTTCAACTGTTGCGGCGTAAGTGCTGTACCCTGAGTCACATAAGGCGGAAGCGTGAGCACGAGCATGAGCAGCGAGATCCTccttttaaaatatctcaaatttTCTGTCACAGAAGCTGTGCCAAGTCTTCTGCTTTTGGCTTCTGGCCAGAACATCACTTAAATAATCGCTGACAAAAAAATGATTATGAGAAGCTCCATAGTCCATTCTggtattttcatatttttatttttcaaatagcAAGGGTGTGCCTTAAGTTTCGCTGCAGCATAACACCCACAATGTGTCTATTTGATACACAATATACGACATATATGTAGTTGAGCGTGTTTACTTTGTTCTACCTTATCTTGTTTTATTTTGAATCTGATATGGGATGGATGGTTGTTCCATACAGTGAAGAACAAGGGATGCAAAGGGGAGCCGGACGCCAGTGTGGTGGTTGATGCGCGCAACGAGAGGGGTCAATCCTTAGAGAATTTAGAGATAATGTCGAGAGAGGATATGAAGGTGGAATCTGTCCACCCTTACAGTGACTTGGACTCACCTTCAAACAGTTCCACCAGCCATACCAGCATTGCTTTGGGTAGTACCGTGTCTGGTACGAATTTCAGTGGGAGTAGTGGCGACAGTAGCAGTGGTTCAAGTTGGTCTGGAAGCGTAActggagaagatgaagaagggGATGATGAGTGCTTGGATGATTGGGAGGCTGTTGCCGATGCTTTAGCTGCCACCAATGACAAGAAGGAGCAGCATACCAACCCTAGTGTAGAGCAGCATATTAACCCTATACATTCTCCACCTGAATTAGCTCATCGGCCAGCTTCACAAATCGTGACATCATGCccaaagccagagtgtgtggaAAAAGTTCAGATGGTTCCACCAACTGGCAGGGCTTGGAAGCCTGATGACACTTTTCGCCCACAAAGTCTGCCAAATTTGTCGAAGCAGCTTAGTTTCCCCATGAATTCCGGAAGGCATTACGGGTGTGGAAGTGTTACGTGGGGCTCTAATAATGCTCCTTCTTTGCCATCGTCTTGTCCCATATGCTGCGAAGATTTGGATTTCACAGACTCGACTTTTCTTCCTTGTTTGTGTGGGTTCAGGCTCTGCCTTTTCTGCCACAAAAGAATTCTTGAGGAGGATGGACGCTGTCCGGGGTGCAGGAAGCAATACAACAGTGGGCCCATTGTGGGGGAGGCAACTTTGGATGGAGGCGGTCTCCGACTGGCTCGTTCTTGTAGCTTGATCACGAGGTCTTAGGAGGAGTCTGTTTCCCTCAATGTGTATGTTAGGTCTCTCCGTTTCCAAATATCTTGCATGTTTCTAGTATTTAGACTCTTATTTTTGTAGTCCCAGACGTTGGTATAGCCGTATAGGAATGTGGTTTTGAAAGCACCGGGCGTTAGGCTCGTTCTCGTATGAGTTTGGTCATCATATGTGTGCTGCATGTGCTGATGTGGAAGACCTTTTTGGTTTGTGAATAGATAAGGTGGTATAGAAATTCAATACATCCAATTTGTTAAGAATATGTCAGTGTTGCTCCCTACTGAACTAATATGCAATCTTTATTATTATCAAATAAAGTTTCCAATATTACGCCAACAATAAGCAATATGAGATACATGCTTCTTAATATGTTTTCTCTCAACTCCATTTGCTGGACTCCGTTGAATTGCTAATAGTGTTGACTCTTTAGATAACTTAGTTGTTTGAGTTGCAAAGTCAACATTTATGTTTGTGTAGCAAGATCTTGTTTCTTGATAGTAGGAATTGTAACTTGCAATCCCATTCCAACGCTATGTTACACATGCAAATTGAGGCTTGGTTTGAGGTATGCAAATTGAGGCTTGGCTTGAGGTGGTACTTGAGGATCGTTGTGGTGACCTTGAAGCTAACTTTTTTTAATCTCTCCTTAAAGCACTTTCTTACATGATGGCAAAAGCATCTCAAGGCATTGGTATGTTGATGCGTTTTTTACATTTTGCAGCACAGGTGCTTTGTATGCATTTCAGCTGCTTTGTGTTATGTTCTATTAAGACCTTAAAATTAACAGATTGTTTTTTACACTTTAGCCTAGTTTGGCAGCCTCAAGATGcaatttcattattttgttgcTTCTATACTTACTATAGTCGGAACTTAATCAGTTAATCTTCAATGCCCCCTGAGTACAACCGCCTCATGTATTGTTTGCTTAATTAGAACATTGTTGCTTCCTGACATAGTTGCATCATGAACCCTGATATGTCTTGATAAGAAGATGACTAATATGTATACCATgcatcgaaaaagaaaaaaagaaaagaaaataatgccTAATGATTTTTTTCACCTCCTTTTCCTACATTGTCTACTGGAACCTGAAGGGATTGAATGTTGCCTCGATCCAGAGTTGCCTCACACGTTATTGTTGAAAACTTTCAATACTCGGCTGGCGCTTTTAGTGGTCCAATATATAGTTTAGTAAAGCCTTCAACTGCAATTTTGCCAGGTATAGAGATTTTTCAGCTGGTTGCACAAGTTGGGTGCCTAACAAAATCATACTTTGTACCTTAGCCTTTGAAGCTTTTTTAAGTGAGGAAGGGGCTAGGCCTTCCATGGATTTGGATGATACATATTTGTGGACCCTAAATCTTGATGGGCGAGTCTACGATGTTCGGCTATAGTTTACATTCCTGTGACTGTATGGCTGAATAGTTTTATTCCACTTGGATTCGTCATAGGGAATTGATTTGGGGACCATAAAATTCAAAAGGAATCCAATTGCTCCGGCTCGTGGCCTCGGGCTTCAGGATTTGGTCACAAGATCCGGGCTTGTGGTTTTATATATTGAAAGGGGTTTGGCGAGTGCAAGTCTCCAAGAGTCATATCCTATGATCCAACCCAGTTCATCGAAAATATCACCCGCTCACAGCATATCTGCCCCAAATGTTGCATCCATTCAAacattgagatttttttcttccttgctCCGAGTCAAACACCATGGTTATCACTTTTCACCATGACTGATTCATTGATTTCCAGATCTACCTACTAATAATTGATTGGTTTTCATGAGGGTGATGGTTATCATAGCTTGAACGAAGGTCGTCCAAAGCTCCCTTTGTGCACCGGTTATCAGAGGGACTGTCAATGTAGCTTGAGGTAAACAATCAATTGGCACTTTTGGTTATACTGGAGTTATTTTTCTAGCTCTTGCTTTAGAGCTTTTACATATCCTCTATCGATGTTATCTCCTTTTCTCATTCCATTAGCATTCAATCGGATCGTGGTTGAATTTGTTCTCTATTGCCTAGATATATGACTTCACTTTGGTTCTGCCAATGAGGTACTGGACCTTTTGTCGACAGTATATCTGTGGAAAAGTGGCAGAATGGCGAAGTTTGAAATGTCAAAGAGCATATAGTAAAAAAGTGGACGATTCCATCTAGAGAAGCCACCACAATCAACTAGGCTTTTTCTACTTTGTCAGAAACACTGAAGTCCAGTGCTGCAGTTTTGTTTGGGAGAAAATACTTTCTCTGAAAGTGCTGCAGTCTTCTATTGGATCGTCTTGAAGGGTTAGCATTGAAAGAGGGATGAAGGGGTGGCCATCTCTTCAAGCGAGCAGGTTGACGGATTGGTTGAGTTGACATGGAGTGGTGAGATGTTTTGCTGTGGATGACACAAGCCTTGTGCAAGGCCATGTATAATTAGACTATATGTGACAGATTGGCAATGGGATTTTACTAGGGTGGGAATAAACTTATTATGTGCAGATTTTAAACAATGCGTGGAGGCCGAGTTCACAGGACTGTGGCAGAGAACATTGTGCGTCTATTTGAGGAGGAAGTCATTGTGCTTTGGAGATGCATTGATTACTGGGTGACTGCTGGACGTCGAAAGCATGAACTCATTGTGCATTAAAGTAAGACCTGAGAATTGAGATTGCTTTTTACTTGGTAATGGTGTCAATTTTGTCTGGAAGGGACCTGACTTTTCACTTGTCGCCAAAGTAACTAGTGGAGGTAGTTTCTAAATTAAGTTTGAACTGATAAatttctcctccttttttttttttaaagagggaCAAATGTATCCTCAAACATTGCAAATGCAAGTTAAACTACTTCTTTGCCACTAACTGACAAATTTATCCTCAAACATTGCAAATGCAAGTTAGAAGTCTTGTTTGCCACTGGACTAAAGATTCCAGTTTGTCAAGTGTTTCAAATTTGTCTAAGAAGTGTTCTTTTCTGCTTGTTGCTCTATTTGGATTCTAGCAAACAACTGGTTAAACTCAGTTAGACTGGTTTTGTTTTACTGATTTTATGTTCAGAGACTCATAGACTCATAATTGACCTATTCGAAGAAAGTGGATGTGTGAATGAACACATCATGATTTGGTGACAACTGACAATTAGTACAGGATTATTGAGTGGCATCATTATTTTAGGATATTATCTGATATTGGAAGTTGTATGGGTTGTTTGTCGTTTCTGTATACAATGAAGAGAGCAAAGTTGCCTGTTGATGCTGAGTTTGGAAGTCTCTCCCAGAAGTGGAGACTACTAGTTTTGTGACAGATGATCTACTTGGATATCCAGCAACTTGTCGGGGTGGGTttattttccctctcttttttcaccTGTTCCTGTTCTGTTCTCAAAATAAGAGAGATACAATTATTCAGGGTTTGATTCCAAATTTTCTTCCGTCAAAACCTAAAGTGTGTCGGTGCCATTACCCCCCAAAACCCTACATTGGCAGTTCGTGTTGAATCAGACATAAACCAAGTCCAACAAGACCAAGGAGACCTTGGGGAGAAGGTAGCGCACTCACGgcccctttggatggtgagaaatgATGAGATAACAAAAGGAAGccctttctcaccaaatttcacCAGTTTTTGTGAGATTGAGTGAGAAAGGAGAAGGGcacttaattttatttattattttttttttttgtgcttatcACTCTAAAAtgctcaatccaaatgagtgatttgacGACAAATCATagccctttcctttcttttctcatgaaacccctccatccaaagggggCTGTAATTCTATCCTCCTTTCCTGCTACTTGGTTAGCATGTGCCACTGCTAACTCCTTTTGCACCTGCTAATGAACTCCTATTCCTGGAACTCCTCTTTATTAACCACATTTCTTGCTTCTGCATGAGTCATGGTCACTGCTCCTGCACCTCCAACTACAAGAGGAACTTCCGCATCTCTATTTCTCATAATATTGCAACCACAACAGACTCAAGACGGAGGAGGCTCAGCGTTTCTTATTTCTTTGATTTGTGAAAGGTTGCTGAAACATTAGCAAGTTGGTTTCTCACTTGTCATTTTCTGGTAATATCTTTATATAAAGGAATTCTGTCCTCTCTCTTTTACTTTCTTTGTTCTGGCTAGGTAATCACCGATGTAGTTAGATAAAAAATGATATAGTCTGCTGTTGATGCAATCTTGTGTTACCTTGTTTATTAGATCACTGCCTAATCCTATACAAACAAGACAAGCACTGTAGTAGTCTGATGACTCTCATTGTGGAGTAGTCATCTTATGAAACTTCCCCCACGtcgcttctttttttctctcctttaatgcaaaagaaagtgaaataTGATATTTCTGGGAATTTTAGTCTTTTCTGACCAACTTGGCATGGGGTCCATATGTTGTTATTCACTGAAATTCGACAGGATTCGGTTGCTGGTGGTATGGCATAAACTTTGGCTTTGGTGATTGTAAGTCTTGATCTCCCATCCTTCCTCATGCATCTTCTCTGGTCTTAATTACACCATGAACAGTTTCTGCGTTACTTACTAGCCACTTGAATGATCAGGACTTACCTGATTCAACATACCAAATGCCAGAACCATTTCAGATTgtcatccatctctctctctctctctctctctctctctctctctctctctctctctgtgtgtgagCACATACTTGCAGGCGGAAAACCATCCTTAGGGGTGGGAGAGTGGCTCTACAAGTATCGAATTGTTGTTAGATTTATACCATTCCTTTTGCATTTGTAAGATAAACACAGCGAAAATTGACAAGCTGTTTTTCTTCTATTGTGTTCGTCAGAAAGAGAAGATTTCACAAACATTACGgctgattttattattttataagaACCACGTGTTGCAAAGGTAAGAGTAACATCTGGATTCTTACAATCTAGACAGTTTTTACACGGATACCTCTAAGAATCAAGGATGTGATAAGGaaaataaattggaaaaaatggaaGGATCTAACCATTGTGAGCGGTTAACTTGTCTATTTCCTTACCCAAGTT
This DNA window, taken from Rhododendron vialii isolate Sample 1 chromosome 8a, ASM3025357v1, encodes the following:
- the LOC131298996 gene encoding uncharacterized protein LOC131298996 — its product is MVSDSIANASIPIAAKDFPRKKRANRSAKLKQCKLDARREQWLSQVKNKGCKGEPDASVVVDARNERGQSLENLEIMSREDMKVESVHPYSDLDSPSNSSTSHTSIALGSTVSGTNFSGSSGDSSSGSSWSGSVTGEDEEGDDECLDDWEAVADALAATNDKKEQHTNPSVEQHINPIHSPPELAHRPASQIVTSCPKPECVEKVQMVPPTGRAWKPDDTFRPQSLPNLSKQLSFPMNSGRHYGCGSVTWGSNNAPSLPSSCPICCEDLDFTDSTFLPCLCGFRLCLFCHKRILEEDGRCPGCRKQYNSGPIVGEATLDGGGLRLARSCSLITRS